The nucleotide window CAAACTGCGGATCGTTACCAAAATTTTCACCTTGGCATCGTCCGGCACCTCCGGATCAATCTCCACAAGGTAGGGAAGATTTTTGATCGGTTCCTTGCCCTCCTGGAAGGCTTGTTGAGATGCATACCCATTGAGAGCCAACCTCACTGAAAGAGGTTCATTGATGCTCCAATGTAATTCGCTCAACCTCCAGTAACCCTTCTCACTGGTTAACCCATGAATCTCTATCGGTGCTTGTAATCCCATTACCAAACCTCCGTTAATTGCACTGAGGCTACCCATTTGATGGTTTTCCCAGCATCCCCTTTAACCTGAATTTTCAGCCCTCCGTTCACCGTGTCAGCCGTTACGGTCGGTGTCCAGTTCGTGCCATTGCCCAGCGACGATCGCCGGGTTCCCGTGGCAGTTTGTAAAACAGTGCTTGCCGCTGCCGCCCCTCGGTAGAGTGCCCCTGAACCAAGCCAGTAAATAAATTCAGGCGTTGCCGCTGTGCTGTGACCTACCAAGGAAATTTCATAGCCTGCTGACGAATTGGCATGAATTAGAACCCTCTGAGGGGTAACTATCTCCGTTAATGTGGCATCAGTGGTTTGAGCCGTTAGGGTGATCCGGTTGGCATTAGCAGCAAGCGCCGTCATCAATGCTGCGGTTGTCACCTTGTCAGCCAGCGCCGCTGTTAAATCTGAGGTCTTCACTCTGTCAGCCAGCGCCACCAGCAATTCTGTAGAGTCTACATACTGGCTATGCGCTGTTAGGTCAGCCTCATGATCATCAATTGCTAGCGATAGCAATGTTGGTTCATTAGTCGGATCTACCGCTTCAAAAACGTCGATGGCTACAGTCCATGAAGTTGTAGAAAACGTGTTCAGTTTGAGAGCAAGCCGACGATAACCAATAAGTTCATCAGGGCAAACGAAATCAATCAAATCATGCTGATTCTTAGGATTGATCCGGCGTGTATCTAACAGCTCGAAAGTCTCATTTAAGAACCCTTGACTAACTAGACCTCTAGATTCTGGGTCAGATGTTAAATGCCGAAAACGGAACAACCGTCCTGCTAGTGGCGCGGTATATTGCCAGTTTTGAGTCAACGTAAATTCAGCAATCTGGTTCCAAGTCATAGCAAGCTATTCACCTTACCCTCAAGGCGTTGTAAGTCTTCCCTAATGAATTCAAGAGTTTCGGTGTCAGATGCCTCTGTACCGCTGTACTCCCAAATCGTGACCCGCATAGTTCGATGCCATTTGGGAACCTCAACCCGCAAACGGTATAGGGTTGAAAGCTTTGGAAACCTCACCAATAGACCGCGATTGATGGGAATTGAGATTTGATTGGTATCAATCTGAACAAAATCAGTACTTGGTGCATCAATGATCATTTGCACCCGTACACCTAACCGCCAATGTGCTAGAGCCTCTGACGAGTCAGTGGCAATCAGAAGCGTGTGAGAAGGAAAGAGCCGACTGATCACAAACGGGGGAATAGGGGTGTACCTGGTAGGTGTGATAGCTGAACCTTGGTAGCTCTGGTCATAGACCTTTTCCCAGTTGGCAGCATCTTGTAGTTGAAACTCTGGCATTTTTCCCTATTCCCTACTCTTCACCTTCCCAATCTTCATCCATATCCTCTAGTCGTTCGTCGTACTCGCCCCCCTCAAGGTAGTCTTGCAAATCGCCAGGTGAGGCAGGACGCATCACGCCGCTACCAGGCTCTGCGATAAATGCAAACGTGTCATGCTTCACAGCCACGTCACGCCAATTCGGGGGAACTGCCGTCGAAAGCGTCAGGTCAAATAAAGGATTACCGGGAAGGATCAGCATTAGAGATCGGGAATCAAATTGTACTTATCAGAAACTGTCCACCCCGCCGCCGCCGCGGCGTTTGCAACTGCGGTGGTAGGTTTCATGAAAGTTGACTCAGATCCAGTTAAAGTCCTACGGGTTGCACGTGGTGGTTTAGGAGTCGAACCCCACACCATGTTAGGAGTCGAACCAACAGCCAGTTCAAACCCTAAATCAGCCGCCAAGTCCACATCATCGACCGTGATATTCCAGGCATAGTTATAGGTTCCCATGTCAATGAAAACCGTACGAACTCGACCGGAACGCTTGAGACCACGACGGATGCCAGACTGAGTTACAGTCCAACCCGTAGTTTTCAGCGTGGCAATTTTGCTGTCATCGCAGAAGCTGCCTACAATTGTGGTTGTAAACTCTTTAGTAGCCCTAGCAGGTTTGGGCGCATTGGCACCAAAAAACACACCCGCTTGCGCTACAAACGGTGTGTGTCCCAACTCAGCCGCATAAGTTGAAGATGTAGAACTGGCTTGAAATCCATACTTTAGGGTTCCAATCGTAACAAAGACTGGGGAACGCGCCCCGCGTGCTCGTGGCATTGATCAAACTCCTGAATAGGTAACCGATTTGATTCCTACGCTATGAAGCCTAACAACGCCCGTCAAGGCTCGGAAAATACTGACACCTATCATGCCGCCCCCCTAGGGTAGCGCCTATGTACAGGCTAGAAGTAAGAGGCAAAATTTTTATAATTAACTGCTATTTCTGAGCAAATCTTGCCTGATATCCAGAAGTTGCTGATAGACTTGCTCACGAGATTGCCCTGTTTCTTCTGAGAGCCGCTGTAACAGGTCACCCCGTGGGTTATAGGTGTATGAGCGCCCAAAGCGCGATCGCCTACGTTTGATCGCCCGTCTGGTGTTCGTGCCCAACAGTGTCCATAAATCGCTCATTGTAAGGGGGAAATGCCTTCCGGCTCCGTCTCAGTCCAAAGCTCTAGCCTGATATGTTCTTGCTTAAAGTTCTGCCCTGATAGGTCATTTGTTCCGGTTAACTCAGCAGTAGAGCGCCGAATGAGTAGAGTTGCATAAGCTGGGTACATCTGAACCGGATCTTTTTTGAGGTTCTGATGCCGATCCTTCTCTTCAGTGACCGATAGGGTCAGGATGTTAGCTGTGGAAAGAGCAAGTAACTCTCTTAACTTTGTTTCGGCTTGCCCTTCACTAGCGCCATAAACCGCCATTTGCCTCCCATTGTCTAGGTTTGCAGTCGCTCGATACTTCCCCCATGTCCAAGGGTTAGCCGCCGCTTTGATGGTTGCCCAAGATAAGCCAACCTTTGCGTCTGGGATGGTTGCCGTCACCTCTCTAACCCTTCCAGAGGGAATGATCCAAGGTGGCTCTGGTTTTGACTTGAATACAATCGTCAGTTTGCGCCGCTGTGTGCCTGCCTTCAGCCAGTCCTCAGCAGGTTGACCCACAATCTGCCCTACATCTCGGTTATAGACTAGCTTATGGGTTGCTAACGTGGTTTGAATATCTTGCTGGATCAGCTTCTGAGATCCAGTTAAAACGATGGTTTCACCTTCCACCCGTGCATCTGGAGTAATTTTTACCGCTCGTTTCTCTCCAAATGCCCCCTCATTAGCAAGCTTGGTAGAAGAGTAGTAATCATCTAAGGCATAGGAAACCACATAACCGACCTCAATAATTGCTTCCGTTGCTGACTCAATGAAGTTACTAACAAATGCCTTAAGCTGTGGGTTGCCAATGCTTTCCACACTTTTCTCAACCTGCCCCGCGATTGTCCAGGGTTCCCGCTCGCTTGTGATTGGCGCTTGTCCAAAAAGCCTCAATCTACGCTGTGTGAGAACTTCAGTTAACACCCAATTCGACAGCAACGATCGGCGGGCAGTGCTGAAAAGTTGGGCAAGCTGTCCCCGAATCTCTTCGCCCCCCTCTTCTGCTAGAGCTAGGGCGATTTTCCCCGCAATCACCGGGAACTTGATCGCAGCTAGGGAGGCAACCCCAAGGCTAGTCAGCCATACTAGCCCCGTTCCTGCGAGGTTCCCTAAAGCGCCAAAAATAGCGGTGTTATTTTGGCTGATTTCTGCCTTGATAGAAGCGTCTGTTTGGTTCCAGTCAAAAGTGACAATGGTAAATGTCAACTCAACTAGCGATTCCCATGCATGAGTCAGAAGCCAAGTGCCAATAGAGAACGCCGCCTGAATTAGGAAGCCTCCAAAGCGGGTCAATCCTCCGATCGCCCAATTAATCAGCCCTCCCCCTTGTCCACCGTCTCCTTCTGGCTCTGCTGATAGGGATGCGAAAACATCTATCACCCGTGATCCGACTAATGCCCTCACTTGTTGGCTCTTTAGCGCATCCCTAGAAATCGTGATTAGGCTCATTCTGCCCCCTCATTTTGTGCCAGGTTGCGAATATCGGCTTGGGGCGCTGTCGGGTCAAGTTGGTTAGCAGGTGGGTTCTTAATCTGTGCAATGAACTCTGCCCACGCCTGATCATCCTGGTTAGAACTAGCCTCTTGAGCCGATTTAATGCGATCGCCGGGTAGTTCACTGTTTAGAATGTCCCACGGTCTAAACACAGAAGCTTTTGTCATCTCACCTGCCGTCACCAACGCTTGAAGAACTTCTTGAAGATCTTTATCCCCCGCGAATTCCCACGAGGGTATTTTTTTGGTAGATGGTTTGAGAGCGTCTTTAATTGATTTAGCGCCCGGTGAAACTGAAAGTTTTATATCTCTTTCTGATTCTCTGTGCCGATAGCCCAAATATTTAGCGTTCGCCTTGGCATAGTCTGAAGCCGTTACCGCCGCCGCCTGCCCCTTAATGGTTTCAGCAATTCCCTTAAATGCTAATTCTTGTAAAATATCGGTATCAACATCGAGTGACATCGTTAAACCAATAAGTTCCGCTAGTGCTTCCGCTTGGTTGAGAAACTCAATGTTCTTCTCAATCCCCGCCGCATTCTTATACTTAATTTTTATCGGGTAATTTCCTGATATTGAATCGAGTTGTAGAAACAGCCATTCTTGCCATGATGCAGCATCATAGATGGTTACTGTTTCATTACTATTACTTGTGATGTTTTTGGGTACAGTTGCCGGGAAACGATTGAAGCCAGAGCGTTGATAGTTAACTGCGGATAGATTGGTAATTATATTAATGAGGTTCAGTACTCTAACCCCGCTGGAGGTGTTTCCATCTCCATATAGTCCCGTTCTCGCTTCGCGTATCAAGTTCTCTGGATCTATGCGCCCCTCTGGTAATCTCTGATCATCGATCGCCCCCCAAAAAGTGCCCCCCAGAATAGCGTAAACTCTAGCTATTCTGTACCCAAGCTTTTCTAGTTGCTTAAGGACAGGTTCGAGTGCTTTTTTGATGGCTTCTAGGATCTGCTTTGTTTGATCTTTTGTTTGAGCCTCGTTCTTATCGATAGCGTTTTTTATAGCCCCAAGTATTTGAGTTGATAAGCTTTTGATTGACTCTTTCAACACTGTGAAAGCGCTATCAAACTTAGCAGCAAAATCCTTCACCTGTTGACTTAAAGCTCTGACGATAGTAGTGAGAGATGATAAGGAATCGATGACTTGCTGTTGGAACTGTCGAATCAGCGCCTTAATTTCAGCAGACTCTAGTTTGATGTGGCTAATGATTTCAGACTTAGCCACGTTAATCGCGCTTACTGCATCATTGCCGCCGCCCTGGTTAGCGAATAGCGCAATGATTTGAGCTATAAATGACGCAAATTGCTCTAGAAAAATTGCTCTTAGAGCATTTTGAATCTGACTTGATAAATCTCTCAGGTTAGCCAAGATGGAGTTGATAATGACCTCTAGCCCGCTGAATCTGTTATCAATGCTTTGAATCAAACTTTTCAGAGCGTTGATACCATCAATAATGAGCCGAATCTGGGCGGCAATGCCTACCAGTTCTGCCAATGAACCAGACAGCCTTTGCACGAGAGAGAGTAGATTCTCTAATGCAGTCATGATTTGGGCTTGGGCTTGGCGAACCAGTCCCTTAGTTTCAGCCGCTTCTAGCTTGACATGACTGATGATTTCAGACTTTGCTACATTGATCGCGCTCACCGCTTCACTGTTGGCACTGCCGCCAATAAACAGAGCAACCATCTGAATTAATTGGGCGATCGCCTGAGCAATTGGGGATATGAGTTCAATAACTACATTCCTAATTTCAGATGTAATTGCTTGAATTGGAGCCAGTAGCTCATCCCGGACTGTTCTAATTGCTGCTATTAGGTCTGGTGAAAGCTGCCGAATAGCCATCAGAACATCGCTAACTATCCCTCTAAACCTTGATTCAACTCCTGAGAGGACGCTCGATAGGGTAGATATGATGGTGTTTTCGGTGGCTTGAATCTGCCCACTCAGTCCTGAAACTTGTGACCGGATTTGACTGAGCTGGCTAAGGACACTTGATAAATCAACTGAACCGCGATCTTGTGACATTTCTTGCACCAATGCTTCTAATCTGGCAATTCTAGGCAGTACACCCGCTAACCCCTCACTCTCACTCCGTAAGGCTCTAACCTGGGCTAGAAGCTCTTCACAACAATCGCTCATAACCGCCTCATTGCTTGCCTAATAGCTTCTAAATTTTCCGTTAAGTCGCTACAGTCAACGCAACAGCCGCCAATTCTAGCTCCACCTGGTAGACACGTGCCCTCACAGGTCACGGTTGTCGAGGGACACACAGATTCAGTGCGATCGTAAATGTAGCCCGTGCCATCTAAGACGACAAACCGACAGGGTGGAACTGGATTAGTAAAATATCTAATTGCTTGAACTCTGATGTTATCCGGGTCTAAGAAGTGCGCATTATTTCTAGTCCCTGCAAGAATTCCGATCTCGTAAAAATCAGGAGTAAAACACCCTCCTGAGAAATAGCCGAAAGGGGCACGGCAAAATAATTCTATTTTTTGCCGAGTCCCGTTAGAGGTTGGCACATTAATGATCCGAGCTTCCCCAATCGGTCCATAAACAGTAGCCTCTACGATGTAATCGTTAAAGAGATCCACTCGTTGCCCCAATTGCATGGGTTCAGTTCTGCTGTATTGTCCTACAACAATTTCAAGAGTGTAGAGACGACAGTTTACATTACCACCCTCATCATTTAGCTTGATCTTACTAACGATTACACCCGGTTCGTTTGAGACTATTACCCCGGTTGGTGAATACTCAATCCCATTATCGAGGTAGTCATAAGTAACGCGTGCAGTAACGGCTCTGGGACATTGAGCAATGGGCATAATTATCCTAAATTAAGTCAGGGTCGGGAACATTTGTGCCTGTATCTGTAACGTAGATTTGAACGTTGTAGGAATACTCTCGTTTTAGTTCATTGTTCCTGGTTAGCAAGCCTGGGTAAGGTTCTTGCACAACTACGTTAGGTAGTTGATCTGTGTTAGACACGCTGAATGCACGGGCTTTTAGGAGGATGGCAGTTAGCCACTTTTCCGCATCAGTTGTTCCCGCTGCTGTGTCCCATCCGACGTTGGAAAAGTCTGAGAACTTTATGGTTAGTTCGCCGGTGGCACTAACAGATGCATTATTTCCAAATATTTGACCTAATGAAGGCTTGGGCATGATGATGACTCTCAAAACATTGAGGAGAGAGTGCCCTTACCCAATGAAAAACCCTACTACAGGAGCAGGGTTAGGGCGTATGACTTCCACTCATACCTCTTACTTGGGGAGAAGATACCCTCATTCAATAAAAAACCCGCTCACAAGGGGCGAGTTACTTCATTGCTATCGATACGCTTCCCGGCGATGTTTGACTCTCAAAACCAAAATGAGAAGCTGTTTGTCTCGAATTTGGTAGACTACTCGGTAGTCTCGGACTCTGATACGGTAAACATCAGTCATGCCTTTGATTTTGCTGACTCCGTTGGGGCGTGGCTGGGAACTCAGTTCGTTGATGGCGGTACTGATCTGCTGTTGCAATTCCTCATCAGACAGGGCTGCCAACTGTTTCTGCGCCTCTCTAGAAAGCTCAATGCTGTAGGGCATCACTTCACCCCTAATTCGGCTTTCACTTGTTCCCAGGGCACAGTCCCTTGAATTTCGATTTCTCGCAGTGCGGCTTGTGCATCTGCTAGGTCTTCGGCATCTTCGTCTGACTCCATCTCAATGTCGTAGCGTTCTTTGAGGAACAAAATGAAGTGAAGCAATTCTCCAAAGTAGAAA belongs to Timaviella obliquedivisa GSE-PSE-MK23-08B and includes:
- a CDS encoding type II toxin-antitoxin system RelE/ParE family toxin, which produces MPYSIELSREAQKQLAALSDEELQQQISTAINELSSQPRPNGVSKIKGMTDVYRIRVRDYRVVYQIRDKQLLILVLRVKHRREAYR